From a region of the Paenibacillus segetis genome:
- the ppnP gene encoding pyrimidine/purine nucleoside phosphorylase, protein MSQFSNVTVDKSANIYFEGKVTSRSVWLQDGSKITLGIMLPGAYEFGTDSVEVMEILSGDLKVLLPGQSEWLEIQGQGTFTVPAHTSFKLEVRTVTDYCCSYS, encoded by the coding sequence ATGTCGCAATTCAGTAATGTAACTGTAGACAAATCGGCTAACATTTATTTTGAAGGCAAAGTAACGAGTCGGAGCGTATGGCTGCAGGATGGAAGCAAAATTACACTTGGAATTATGCTGCCTGGAGCATACGAGTTTGGTACGGATTCGGTGGAAGTAATGGAAATCCTGTCTGGAGATTTGAAGGTATTACTTCCTGGCCAAAGTGAATGGTTAGAGATCCAAGGTCAAGGGACGTTCACCGTCCCTGCCCACACCTCCTTTAAGTTGGAAGTGCGCACTGTGACTGACTATTGCTGTTCCTATAGTTAA